In the Staphylococcus condimenti genome, one interval contains:
- a CDS encoding polysaccharide biosynthesis protein has translation MSKIPVRQQRLIFFLIIDSLIVAFSVFLSYSILEPYFRGYSLTLLILSSLVLLCSHHIFASVFNLYHRAWEYASINEMFVIVKAVTCSMALTVLVVPFFTHEGPFLRLYFITWMMHILLIGGSRLSWRIFNRTVNRRGRKSKNTLVIGAGAGGSMLVQQMLKRPGMGMEPVLAVDDDPNKQKLTITEGVKVQGKIEDVPDLVRKYRIKKIIIAIPTLSQKRLREINEVCENLGVTVLKMPNIEEVMSGELEVNQLKKVEVEDLLGRDPVELDMQLISKELTHQTIMVTGAGGSIGSEICRQVCRFAPARIILLGHGENSIYLIHQELQKQYGDQIDIVPVIADIQDRSRMFKILDHYQPYVVYHAAAHKHVPMMEYNPSEAIKNNVMGTKNTAEAARHARVSKFVMISTDKAVNPPNVMGASKRAAEMIVQSMNEEDCKTDFVAVRFGNVLGSRGSVIPLFKKQIEAGGPITVTHPDITRYFMTIPEAARLVLQAGAIAEGGEIFVLDMGEPVKIVDLAKNLIRLSGYKDGDIEIKFTGLRPGEKLYEELLDEDEIHPEQVYEKIYRGKVETMKNDDVLRILDEIIHSKDYKQKLIDLANHRYEDKNGKIDSKDEGNDDIPPFRVIN, from the coding sequence GTGTCCAAAATACCTGTTAGACAGCAGCGTCTGATATTCTTTCTAATTATAGATTCGCTTATCGTCGCATTCTCTGTCTTCTTAAGTTATTCAATTTTAGAACCATATTTTCGTGGCTATTCATTAACACTACTAATATTATCTTCATTAGTTTTACTATGTTCGCATCATATTTTTGCGAGTGTTTTCAATTTATACCATCGTGCATGGGAATATGCCAGTATTAATGAGATGTTTGTTATTGTTAAAGCTGTAACCTGTTCAATGGCTTTGACTGTGCTTGTCGTACCGTTCTTCACACATGAAGGTCCATTTTTAAGATTGTATTTTATTACATGGATGATGCATATTCTGTTAATCGGCGGTTCAAGATTATCTTGGAGAATCTTCAATAGAACGGTTAATCGTCGAGGAAGAAAATCAAAAAACACTTTAGTTATCGGTGCAGGTGCAGGTGGTTCAATGCTGGTTCAACAAATGTTGAAACGACCTGGAATGGGTATGGAACCTGTACTTGCTGTAGATGATGATCCTAATAAACAAAAATTGACGATTACAGAAGGTGTCAAAGTTCAAGGTAAAATTGAAGACGTACCTGACTTAGTACGTAAATATCGTATTAAAAAGATTATTATTGCAATTCCAACATTATCCCAAAAACGATTACGTGAAATTAATGAAGTTTGTGAAAATTTAGGCGTCACTGTATTGAAAATGCCGAATATTGAAGAAGTCATGTCTGGTGAGCTTGAAGTTAACCAACTGAAAAAAGTTGAAGTGGAAGATTTGCTTGGACGCGACCCAGTAGAGTTAGATATGCAGTTGATTTCTAAAGAATTAACACATCAAACGATTATGGTTACTGGTGCAGGCGGTTCTATCGGTTCAGAAATCTGTCGTCAAGTTTGCCGTTTTGCACCTGCTAGAATTATCTTACTCGGACACGGTGAGAATAGTATCTACTTAATTCACCAAGAACTACAAAAACAATATGGCGATCAAATTGATATTGTTCCTGTAATCGCAGATATTCAAGACCGCTCACGGATGTTTAAAATTTTAGATCATTATCAACCGTATGTTGTTTACCATGCAGCTGCACATAAACATGTACCGATGATGGAATATAACCCAAGTGAAGCGATTAAGAACAATGTGATGGGTACTAAAAATACAGCAGAGGCTGCACGTCACGCTAGAGTCAGCAAATTTGTTATGATTTCAACAGACAAAGCCGTGAATCCTCCGAATGTGATGGGGGCTTCTAAACGTGCTGCTGAAATGATTGTGCAAAGTATGAATGAAGAAGATTGTAAAACAGACTTTGTAGCTGTACGTTTTGGTAATGTACTTGGTTCACGCGGTTCTGTTATTCCATTGTTCAAAAAACAAATTGAAGCAGGCGGACCTATTACCGTTACACACCCTGACATCACACGTTACTTTATGACGATTCCTGAAGCAGCACGTTTGGTACTGCAAGCAGGTGCGATTGCTGAAGGCGGAGAAATCTTCGTATTAGATATGGGTGAACCAGTTAAAATAGTAGATTTAGCCAAAAACTTAATTCGCTTAAGCGGTTATAAAGATGGTGATATTGAGATTAAATTCACTGGCTTACGACCTGGCGAAAAGCTGTATGAAGAGTTATTGGATGAAGATGAAATTCACCCAGAACAAGTATATGAAAAAATCTATCGTGGTAAAGTAGAAACGATGAAAAATGATGATGTATTACGTATTCTTGATGAAATTATTCATAGCAAAGATTATAAACAAAAATTAATTGATTTAGCCAACCATCGCTATGAAGATAAAAATGGAAAAATTGATAGTAAAGATGAGGGAAACGATGACATACCGCCCTTTCGTGTAATTAATTAA
- the galU gene encoding UTP--glucose-1-phosphate uridylyltransferase GalU has translation MSKIKKAVIPAAGLGTRFLPATKAMPKEMLPILDKPTIQYIVEEAARAGIEDIIIVTGKHKRAIEDHFDNQMELENNLREKGKDELLEKVQHSTQLANIFYVRQREQKGLGHAIWTARQFIGNEPFAVLLGDDIVESDNPAIKQLMDVYDETDKSVIGVQTVPESETHRYGIVKPEKQDGRLYEVEKFVEKPAPGTAPSNLAIMGRYVLKPEIFDYLSTQDKGSGGEIQLTDAIERLNQDDQVYAYDFEGHRYDVGEKTGFVKTTIAYALKDDEMKDEIEAYIKNLNL, from the coding sequence ATGTCGAAAATCAAAAAAGCAGTTATACCAGCAGCAGGTTTAGGTACACGTTTTTTACCTGCAACCAAAGCAATGCCTAAGGAAATGTTGCCGATTCTAGACAAGCCGACAATTCAATACATTGTTGAAGAGGCTGCACGTGCAGGTATCGAAGATATCATTATTGTGACAGGTAAACATAAACGTGCCATTGAAGACCATTTTGATAATCAAATGGAACTTGAAAATAATTTGCGTGAAAAAGGAAAAGATGAATTGCTTGAAAAAGTTCAACATTCTACTCAACTCGCAAATATTTTCTACGTACGTCAACGTGAACAAAAAGGATTAGGACATGCGATTTGGACAGCACGTCAATTTATCGGTAATGAACCATTTGCAGTGTTATTGGGCGATGACATTGTTGAATCAGATAATCCAGCTATTAAACAATTAATGGATGTTTATGATGAAACAGATAAATCTGTGATTGGTGTACAAACTGTTCCGGAAAGTGAAACACATCGCTATGGTATTGTTAAACCTGAAAAACAAGATGGACGTTTATATGAAGTTGAAAAATTCGTAGAAAAACCAGCGCCAGGGACTGCTCCATCTAATTTAGCGATTATGGGACGTTATGTTTTGAAACCTGAAATCTTTGATTATTTATCTACACAAGATAAAGGCAGCGGCGGTGAAATTCAATTAACGGATGCCATTGAACGTTTAAATCAAGATGATCAAGTATATGCTTATGATTTTGAGGGCCATCGTTATGATGTAGGTGAAAAAACCGGCTTTGTTAAAACAACAATTGCTTATGCATTAAAAGATGATGAAATGAAAGATGAAATTGAAGCGTATATTAAAAACTTAAATCTATAG